In Desulfonatronovibrio hydrogenovorans DSM 9292, the following proteins share a genomic window:
- a CDS encoding glycosyltransferase, whose translation MISKKNIKAVHDAIMNNGSTNRYHCINELLNDALYTMEQSDWAKAVRLWQDLIIELGEKTPKQAYHYLDHSYKELKKFPKGKEEEEITVGDVEKHEFLLHVHENLCPKLYLEIGVQKGKSLKLAKCPAIGIDPMPQIETDIPEHAQVIAMTSDDFFKENPGKHIKQLPDLAFIDGMHLFEFVLRDFINVERLSAKHSVIVVDDIFPGHPAQAERKRRTRNWTGDVWKLYTVLQKFRPELTLIPINVSPTGVLIITNLQPESNILSEKYDDIVKQYSSDIEPPKDIIDRKGCLDPFSKSLNTIFKRIRESREIDINPVSNESCKLGAQNDSFLSGRKGCKNKEKIAIYTAITGCCDNLSDPESIIPGIDYICFTDNPHLRSDVWDIRLLPSNGFDYARKAKLPKILPHRFLPDYQISLWIDGNIRIKDSLLGLIIDTLCKWNIALFRHPENRQSIEQELHSCIKLNKDDPKILNRQIASYKTEGFSNNQAFPACGIILRRHNHPKIMSAMESWWDEIMTHSFRDQLSFPYVAWKHELKYKVIHDNLRDNKYFKWYKHDIKTSKEKIQKEYEQSDVVFLSSPGSGLGELSDMLNSHLCNQHLNLSFSHNYYDLYPDCPGNPEVLYPELLSCKPLVVLHRDPQKSNLSYFKEKSKQKNLYFESFENFSSSEIYGIKRQTDYENILMQFYNNHPGPRLFIKYDEFASSPSEVIQSINNFISNINPTNHIDINLTCQKNDYSQNQTTKSESVPEKMELLVAVENAMNQKAWDRVISLCQDLFDSYKNQVPPEAYVLYSMALRFKGNHAQAHAVIAQGEKKFPEDTKIHAEFAQVAKARGNPKLAETHLNLSKKLTSIKPKKNSIEICDTDNIDNFLYSDPEGVAVIMPCIDTQQGLKTADILQRRAGMPCKIIIANDTLRLGFIKTANEVFKRLKAKYVVYLAQDAFPGRDWLVLAYQTLEKTGKGLLAFNDGKWKGRIASFGMVRVQWVHSLYGGDLFYNEYKSHGADNELTVIARATNEHVYNPHCSLIEVDYDKDRGGSNPKDRKIFENRFISCFDHTVSFKNIEWLASEYNVNMTKNVLSRIGESISDQVGNTKTKLTKALLHINWTNKHKSYSDYFDFIQETKTVTSPKISIIVISWKFHPDTIKNFQILEKQRNQNFELIFVDNGGKPGEFDELKPYIDTYVRLNTNTGAYLARNIGAIFSKAPILFFLDDDGIPAENIVKAHLDAHEKYDVIAVRGVCRPKTSNPLSEIAKHYYLGQYPFPKYCNLEGNVSFLSKPFFKVQGWDDNIQFGHGGIDLSYRLLQTEPDMTKQIYSPDPVIYHDFASNESHLKNKLQKQQKAWQYLIKKHGHDFLTFKKSWKNFEKSQATPRYVSNITTNNNSTTTPNIPSILPNSEINKAISKLYESCKIECAEKYSYETEKISFQAVSESTDGIFRIKIKHDSIDQSISEILPHSIIAKSIVHKRSASPLEAKILSQPELQSTTCPLHPPKLYHTYSKDNLHWLFMEDIKPIKPFDTWNTLNLQLIGKSFGLFNGAFSDREKPARAWHNTAYLNWLTSNNDSQISLLAKTISQAMKTDLFSFDHDATVLEKFNTHLTLWLKWLNEQPLVIGHNDLSLANVFIQKPQERIRVIDWAHCGYSYPGFDPAHLYADAVARNGLELNNQELMQSYQAGLIESGFSKANEMNLLFSLYIVLRMPKSPFFHPNLKKYLESSTCPATPTYGSLTSIKSAISTILKHASALNNAMDNRMIPKNIAPKNNNKSIPRQPIASHASTDSKQLTQKDEYFFLLTQRKKFLTLTDTYQANSKGNSALTHYLAGNAYFHLKQHDMALKTWNVALKEEDPSLAFIKHRADQLTNHPDVVTGENLLYPEEPRVHVLILTMNRKPYLQKTFKCLGNTDYSNYKVFLLDNCSSDGTQEILPNLRVVLPEGISYIHDSLPTNIGRPGGHNWLLTNWDHSEADFIAILDDDLLNFEPNWLKIFLNTFTLRDDLAAVGSKTLTPEGRIQDAFPVFTGLEDGTNVTFFTHRDEVDIGQYDYCNNIPDYVTGCASLFKKEIFNKIGLFDIRYSPSQYVDIDHGIRMRLAGYDLMYNGNVPVIHAQLTHDDRKKCRAARGNQRGNAYKLSQKYSKNEFAKILEKRKVREKTFSYNTRCIN comes from the coding sequence GGTATCACTGCATAAACGAACTTCTTAATGACGCTCTTTATACTATGGAGCAATCAGACTGGGCTAAGGCAGTAAGACTTTGGCAAGATTTGATAATAGAACTTGGAGAGAAAACACCAAAGCAAGCTTATCATTACCTGGATCATTCTTACAAAGAACTTAAGAAGTTTCCTAAAGGCAAAGAAGAAGAAGAGATTACTGTCGGCGATGTTGAAAAACATGAGTTTCTTTTACATGTCCATGAAAATCTTTGCCCCAAACTATACCTTGAGATTGGGGTACAAAAAGGAAAAAGCTTAAAGTTGGCAAAATGCCCAGCAATCGGCATTGACCCAATGCCTCAGATCGAGACAGATATTCCTGAACATGCTCAAGTCATTGCCATGACTAGTGATGATTTTTTTAAAGAAAATCCCGGGAAACACATCAAGCAATTACCAGATTTAGCATTTATTGATGGCATGCATCTTTTTGAATTTGTTTTGCGTGACTTTATAAATGTTGAAAGGCTATCTGCTAAGCACTCTGTTATAGTTGTTGATGATATATTCCCTGGCCACCCTGCCCAAGCCGAGAGAAAAAGAAGGACCAGAAATTGGACCGGTGATGTATGGAAGCTTTATACGGTCCTACAGAAATTCAGGCCGGAATTAACTTTAATCCCGATAAATGTATCCCCTACTGGAGTTTTGATCATCACAAATTTGCAGCCTGAAAGCAACATACTGTCGGAGAAATATGATGATATTGTAAAACAATATTCTTCAGATATAGAACCACCGAAAGATATTATTGATAGAAAAGGCTGTTTGGATCCTTTCAGCAAGTCACTTAATACGATCTTTAAAAGAATAAGAGAATCAAGAGAAATCGATATCAACCCTGTTTCAAATGAATCGTGTAAGTTAGGTGCTCAAAATGATTCTTTCTTATCTGGAAGGAAAGGCTGTAAAAACAAAGAGAAAATTGCAATTTATACTGCAATTACAGGCTGCTGCGACAATCTTTCCGATCCAGAATCTATAATCCCCGGTATTGACTATATCTGCTTCACGGATAATCCCCATTTAAGATCAGATGTATGGGATATCCGTCTATTGCCAAGCAATGGATTTGATTACGCTAGAAAGGCAAAGCTCCCCAAAATACTTCCTCATCGATTCTTGCCTGATTACCAAATTAGTCTATGGATTGACGGTAACATCCGTATTAAAGATAGCCTTCTTGGTCTTATTATTGACACCCTTTGCAAATGGAACATAGCGCTTTTTAGACATCCAGAAAACAGACAGTCTATAGAGCAAGAGTTACACTCATGCATTAAGTTGAACAAGGATGATCCAAAAATACTTAATAGGCAGATAGCCAGCTATAAAACTGAGGGGTTTTCAAACAACCAAGCTTTTCCAGCCTGTGGAATCATTCTAAGACGTCATAATCATCCAAAAATTATGTCTGCAATGGAATCCTGGTGGGATGAAATCATGACCCACAGCTTCAGAGATCAATTAAGCTTTCCATATGTTGCCTGGAAGCATGAACTTAAATACAAAGTTATTCATGATAATCTACGAGACAATAAATACTTTAAGTGGTACAAACATGACATAAAAACCAGCAAAGAAAAAATTCAGAAAGAATATGAGCAATCAGATGTTGTGTTTTTATCCTCTCCAGGATCAGGCTTGGGTGAACTTTCTGATATGCTAAACTCTCATCTTTGTAACCAGCACTTGAACCTTTCATTTAGTCATAACTATTACGATCTATACCCAGACTGCCCTGGAAATCCAGAAGTATTATACCCTGAGTTATTATCCTGCAAACCATTAGTTGTTTTGCACCGTGATCCTCAAAAATCTAATCTATCCTATTTTAAAGAAAAAAGTAAGCAAAAAAATTTGTATTTTGAAAGCTTTGAAAATTTTTCTAGTTCTGAAATCTATGGAATAAAGAGACAAACTGATTATGAAAACATATTGATGCAATTTTATAATAATCATCCTGGTCCAAGGCTTTTTATTAAGTATGATGAATTTGCCTCAAGCCCTTCTGAAGTTATCCAATCAATTAATAATTTTATATCTAATATTAATCCAACAAATCATATAGATATAAACTTAACATGCCAAAAAAATGATTACTCTCAAAACCAAACAACGAAATCTGAAAGTGTACCAGAAAAAATGGAGCTGCTTGTTGCAGTTGAAAATGCCATGAACCAAAAGGCCTGGGACAGAGTTATATCTCTATGCCAGGATCTCTTTGACAGCTATAAAAACCAAGTTCCTCCTGAAGCCTATGTTCTTTACTCCATGGCCCTTAGATTTAAGGGCAACCATGCTCAAGCCCATGCAGTAATTGCCCAGGGAGAAAAAAAATTTCCTGAAGACACAAAAATTCACGCTGAATTTGCACAGGTAGCAAAGGCCAGAGGAAATCCAAAACTGGCTGAAACACATCTTAACTTATCAAAAAAGCTAACCAGTATTAAGCCAAAAAAAAACTCGATAGAAATATGCGACACAGATAACATTGATAATTTCCTCTACTCTGATCCCGAAGGAGTGGCTGTTATTATGCCGTGTATTGATACGCAGCAGGGCCTGAAGACCGCAGATATATTGCAGCGTCGAGCTGGCATGCCCTGCAAGATAATCATAGCCAACGACACCCTTCGCCTGGGCTTTATCAAAACAGCCAACGAAGTCTTTAAAAGACTTAAAGCTAAGTATGTCGTTTACCTGGCCCAGGATGCTTTTCCCGGAAGAGACTGGTTGGTGTTGGCATATCAAACCTTGGAGAAGACTGGAAAGGGTTTATTGGCTTTTAATGATGGGAAGTGGAAGGGGCGAATTGCTTCCTTTGGGATGGTCCGTGTTCAATGGGTACATAGTCTCTATGGCGGTGACCTTTTTTACAATGAATATAAATCCCATGGGGCAGATAACGAACTGACTGTCATTGCCAGAGCAACAAACGAACATGTTTACAATCCCCACTGTTCTCTTATTGAAGTAGATTATGACAAGGACCGGGGAGGGTCCAACCCAAAGGACAGAAAGATATTTGAGAATAGATTTATCAGTTGTTTTGACCATACGGTTTCATTTAAAAATATCGAATGGTTAGCCAGTGAGTATAATGTGAATATGACAAAAAATGTCTTAAGCAGGATTGGTGAATCCATTTCTGACCAAGTTGGTAACACCAAAACTAAACTAACTAAAGCATTGCTCCATATAAACTGGACGAATAAACACAAATCATACTCAGATTATTTTGATTTTATTCAAGAAACCAAGACTGTTACAAGTCCAAAAATCTCCATAATAGTCATCTCTTGGAAATTTCACCCTGACACCATCAAAAACTTTCAGATTTTGGAAAAGCAACGAAATCAGAATTTTGAGCTGATTTTTGTGGACAACGGCGGAAAGCCGGGAGAATTTGATGAACTCAAACCCTACATTGATACTTATGTCCGGCTGAACACCAACACCGGAGCCTACTTGGCCCGCAATATCGGGGCAATATTCTCCAAGGCTCCGATCCTGTTTTTTCTGGATGATGATGGGATTCCTGCTGAAAATATCGTTAAGGCTCATCTTGATGCTCATGAAAAATATGATGTCATTGCTGTTCGCGGGGTCTGTCGGCCTAAAACCAGTAATCCCCTCAGTGAAATAGCTAAGCATTATTATCTTGGGCAGTATCCATTTCCAAAATACTGTAACTTGGAAGGAAATGTCAGCTTTTTGTCTAAGCCATTTTTCAAGGTGCAAGGCTGGGATGACAACATTCAATTTGGACATGGTGGAATCGATCTCAGTTACCGTCTGCTCCAAACTGAGCCTGACATGACAAAACAAATATACAGTCCCGACCCTGTAATCTACCATGATTTCGCCTCAAATGAATCGCACTTAAAAAACAAGCTGCAAAAGCAACAAAAAGCGTGGCAGTATTTGATTAAGAAACATGGACATGATTTTTTAACCTTCAAAAAGAGCTGGAAAAATTTCGAAAAATCCCAAGCAACGCCTCGTTATGTAAGCAACATAACTACAAACAATAATTCGACTACAACACCAAATATTCCAAGCATACTCCCTAACAGTGAGATCAACAAAGCAATCAGCAAGTTGTATGAAAGCTGCAAAATAGAATGTGCTGAAAAATACTCTTACGAAACTGAGAAAATTTCATTTCAAGCTGTTTCAGAAAGTACAGACGGTATATTCCGTATTAAGATAAAACATGATAGCATAGATCAATCTATTTCAGAAATTTTGCCACATTCAATCATTGCAAAAAGTATCGTCCACAAAAGATCGGCATCACCCTTAGAAGCTAAAATCCTGTCTCAGCCAGAGCTACAATCCACTACGTGCCCATTACATCCTCCAAAGCTATATCATACATACTCAAAAGATAATCTACACTGGCTCTTCATGGAAGACATTAAGCCCATAAAACCATTTGACACCTGGAACACCCTCAATCTGCAGCTCATTGGTAAATCATTCGGCTTATTCAATGGCGCTTTTAGTGATAGAGAAAAGCCAGCAAGAGCATGGCACAATACCGCTTACTTGAACTGGCTTACCAGCAACAACGACTCTCAAATATCTCTATTGGCCAAGACAATATCTCAAGCTATGAAAACTGACCTCTTTTCTTTTGATCATGATGCAACTGTATTGGAAAAATTCAACACTCACCTAACCTTATGGCTGAAATGGTTGAATGAACAGCCTTTAGTAATTGGTCACAACGACCTTAGCCTGGCAAACGTTTTTATCCAAAAACCTCAGGAAAGAATCAGGGTCATTGACTGGGCTCATTGTGGATATTCTTATCCAGGTTTTGACCCGGCCCACCTGTATGCTGACGCCGTAGCCAGAAATGGGCTCGAGCTTAATAACCAGGAACTAATGCAAAGCTACCAAGCTGGGCTTATTGAATCAGGATTCTCAAAAGCCAATGAGATGAATTTGCTCTTCTCCCTGTACATAGTACTCAGAATGCCCAAAAGCCCATTTTTTCATCCCAATCTGAAGAAATACCTTGAGTCAAGTACATGTCCTGCAACTCCAACTTATGGATCATTAACTAGTATTAAATCAGCAATTAGTACAATACTCAAACACGCATCAGCATTAAACAATGCTATGGATAACCGAATGATACCAAAGAACATAGCCCCTAAAAACAATAACAAATCAATACCTCGTCAACCAATAGCAAGTCATGCTTCAACTGACTCAAAGCAATTGACCCAAAAAGATGAATATTTTTTTCTTCTAACCCAGAGAAAAAAATTCCTAACGTTGACAGATACTTACCAGGCAAATTCCAAAGGCAACTCAGCATTGACTCATTACCTTGCTGGAAATGCCTACTTTCATCTGAAGCAGCATGACATGGCTCTTAAGACCTGGAATGTAGCTCTTAAAGAAGAAGATCCTTCCTTGGCCTTTATTAAGCACAGAGCTGACCAACTAACAAACCATCCTGATGTTGTAACAGGCGAAAACCTGCTTTATCCAGAAGAACCCCGGGTTCATGTTCTTATCTTGACAATGAATCGCAAACCTTATCTACAAAAGACTTTCAAATGTTTAGGAAATACTGACTACAGCAACTACAAGGTGTTTCTTCTTGATAATTGCAGCTCTGATGGTACGCAGGAGATTCTCCCGAATCTTAGAGTAGTGTTGCCAGAAGGTATCTCTTATATCCATGATTCTCTGCCCACAAATATCGGCCGACCAGGGGGGCACAATTGGCTTCTTACCAACTGGGACCATAGTGAGGCAGACTTTATTGCAATTCTTGATGATGACCTGCTGAACTTTGAGCCTAACTGGCTAAAAATTTTTCTCAACACCTTCACCTTGAGAGATGATCTGGCAGCCGTAGGCTCCAAGACGCTGACCCCAGAAGGCAGGATTCAGGATGCCTTTCCTGTCTTTACTGGATTAGAAGATGGGACCAACGTCACTTTTTTTACTCACCGCGATGAAGTAGACATTGGACAGTATGATTATTGCAACAACATACCAGATTACGTAACAGGATGTGCGTCACTTTTCAAAAAGGAAATATTCAACAAAATCGGACTGTTTGATATTCGCTATTCACCATCCCAGTATGTCGATATTGATCATGGTATTAGAATGAGACTGGCTGGTTATGACTTAATGTATAACGGAAATGTTCCTGTTATCCATGCTCAGCTCACTCATGATGACAGGAAAAAATGCAGAGCTGCAAGAGGAAACCAACGTGGTAATGCATACAAACTTTCACAAAAGTACTCAAAAAATGAATTCGCTAAAATTTTGGAAAAGCGCAAAGTTCGTGAAAAAACGTTTTCATACAACACCAGATGTATCAATTAG
- a CDS encoding glycosyltransferase, with product MQRTQAVQPQPGDTQANRFPQKSHNHLLNSKYPLSDPAEIFRKKVREGNILFPFNLIQAEMLLKDYRPEQGIDPVLMGTYCLEKAHDQKPYDNKVMESLLHLKKMSGHKRGLPELRESLAYVKHTSAENSRLKIGINYLKKGNIDKANKYLQQDSRISNLEILFSLADAYIDLGKTADALQLLQACTDLYKKCRPVHAHVVKKLASLLMMEGQHDQAADCLIKLPQETFSPLRFIYLGECLLHMGNKSEAMEMWRKALILDPLQIPLYLKLYDLLAENNKIKAHDLGSTRVNILIYSYNKRDALQKTLESLAQTDIGSARILILDNNCTDGTKEMLENIPKLFPNNQVRIITLPVNIGAPAARNWLMSQPENEDTDFIAFLDDDVLLPSDWLKKLIGTLNHFPKAAIAGTKVINEGHPKTIQYIYRFLDVVEESKIILTSKHPDQPDLGQFDLTRKCLSVMGCCHLLRTQTAKEVGEFDIRFSPSQVDDIDHDFMTCLKGHEIVYNGHIEVVHCQKAGKEAFMSRPALGNVMGNDYKLAMKHPTEDMLRLKAETEKQDREFIRSRIQEMRKTGLLNEVPEVMFDVV from the coding sequence ATGCAACGTACCCAAGCAGTTCAACCTCAGCCTGGCGACACCCAAGCTAACCGTTTTCCCCAAAAAAGCCATAACCACCTGCTTAATAGTAAATATCCCCTTTCTGATCCTGCAGAGATATTTCGGAAAAAAGTGCGTGAAGGCAACATTCTTTTTCCATTCAATCTGATTCAGGCTGAAATGCTGCTAAAGGATTACAGACCTGAGCAAGGAATAGACCCGGTTTTAATGGGGACATATTGCCTGGAAAAGGCCCACGACCAAAAACCTTATGACAATAAAGTGATGGAAAGCCTATTGCATCTTAAGAAAATGTCCGGGCACAAAAGGGGCTTGCCTGAACTAAGAGAGTCTTTAGCTTATGTTAAGCATACATCAGCTGAAAACAGCAGACTCAAGATTGGTATAAATTATCTAAAAAAAGGCAACATTGACAAGGCAAATAAATACCTTCAGCAGGACAGTCGCATTTCCAACCTGGAAATATTATTCAGTCTGGCTGATGCTTATATTGACCTAGGAAAAACAGCAGATGCACTGCAGCTTCTGCAGGCCTGCACCGACCTGTACAAAAAATGCAGGCCAGTCCATGCCCATGTAGTGAAAAAACTTGCCTCACTTCTCATGATGGAAGGTCAACACGATCAAGCTGCTGACTGCCTGATAAAACTGCCTCAGGAAACCTTTTCACCGTTAAGATTTATCTACCTTGGTGAGTGTCTCCTTCATATGGGCAACAAGTCAGAAGCCATGGAAATGTGGAGAAAAGCCCTTATTCTTGATCCGCTCCAGATTCCGCTTTATTTAAAACTATATGATCTTCTAGCTGAAAATAACAAAATAAAAGCCCACGATCTGGGCAGCACCAGGGTCAATATCCTCATCTATTCATATAACAAACGTGATGCCCTGCAAAAGACCCTGGAAAGCCTGGCTCAAACAGACATAGGCAGCGCCCGGATCCTGATCCTTGACAACAACTGCACCGACGGCACCAAGGAAATGCTTGAAAATATCCCCAAGCTTTTTCCAAACAACCAAGTCAGGATCATTACCCTGCCGGTCAATATCGGAGCTCCAGCCGCCCGCAACTGGCTCATGTCCCAGCCAGAAAACGAAGATACAGACTTTATCGCTTTTCTTGACGATGATGTCCTTTTGCCCAGTGACTGGCTGAAAAAACTGATCGGTACTCTGAACCATTTTCCCAAGGCTGCCATCGCCGGGACTAAAGTCATCAATGAGGGTCACCCCAAAACAATTCAATATATTTACAGGTTCCTGGACGTAGTTGAAGAAAGCAAAATCATTCTGACCTCAAAACATCCGGATCAACCGGACCTGGGACAATTTGACCTGACTCGCAAATGCCTGTCAGTCATGGGATGTTGCCATCTGCTGCGCACCCAAACAGCTAAAGAAGTGGGAGAGTTTGATATAAGGTTTTCTCCTTCACAGGTTGACGACATTGACCATGACTTCATGACCTGTCTCAAAGGCCATGAAATAGTCTATAACGGCCACATTGAGGTGGTCCACTGCCAGAAGGCCGGCAAGGAGGCATTCATGAGCCGCCCTGCCCTGGGCAATGTCATGGGCAATGACTACAAGCTGGCCATGAAGCATCCTACAGAAGACATGCTCAGGCTCAAAGCTGAAACCGAAAAACAGGATCGCGAGTTTATACGGTCCAGAATCCAGGAAATGCGCAAAACCGGACTACTAAACGAAGTCCCGGAGGTGATGTTTGATGTTGTTTAG
- a CDS encoding glycosyltransferase family 2 protein, with product MLFRKNPKVLRTIYKPISRPRVHVFIYTFNKMHLLHETLHSLKATDYRNYKVFILNNGSADRTEALLYSLSKTMFPELKIINLPVNIGAPAARNWLIHDPENQYADFVAYLDDDIALPPDWIKKMLKTFEEHPEAGVVGAKILFPGSPKTIQHTGGIITAKKEWVHSINAHSFEPDQGQHDYIAPRHYVMGCAHMYRKEIFDVVGDYDLRFSPTQFDEVEHQIRMRLYGYQAIYNGFIEVIHKLKTGMNQSKASLISREANRLKMEPLFSEKEIAALVDEDLLQYENHQNKSEAGNG from the coding sequence ATGTTGTTTAGAAAAAATCCCAAGGTTCTCCGCACAATATATAAGCCCATAAGCAGGCCCAGGGTGCATGTATTCATTTACACCTTCAACAAAATGCATTTGCTCCATGAAACCCTGCATAGTCTCAAGGCAACAGACTACAGGAACTACAAAGTTTTCATTCTAAACAACGGAAGTGCTGACAGGACCGAGGCCCTGCTCTATTCTCTGTCCAAAACAATGTTTCCGGAACTAAAGATCATCAACCTGCCGGTCAATATTGGTGCGCCAGCCGCCCGCAACTGGCTTATCCATGATCCGGAAAACCAGTATGCTGATTTTGTGGCCTACCTGGACGATGACATTGCCCTGCCCCCTGATTGGATCAAAAAAATGCTCAAGACATTTGAAGAGCATCCAGAGGCTGGAGTTGTGGGAGCTAAGATCCTGTTTCCGGGATCTCCCAAAACCATCCAGCATACAGGAGGGATAATCACAGCCAAAAAGGAATGGGTCCACAGCATAAACGCCCACTCCTTTGAACCTGACCAGGGCCAGCACGACTACATTGCACCTCGTCATTATGTCATGGGTTGCGCACACATGTACCGGAAAGAGATTTTCGATGTGGTCGGCGACTATGATCTTCGCTTCTCACCAACTCAGTTCGACGAGGTAGAGCATCAGATCCGGATGCGTCTGTATGGATATCAGGCAATTTATAATGGATTCATTGAAGTTATTCACAAACTTAAGACCGGCATGAATCAGTCCAAGGCTTCACTTATCAGCAGAGAGGCCAATCGGCTGAAAATGGAACCTTTGTTTTCTGAAAAGGAAATCGCTGCCTTGGTAGACGAAGACCTCCTTCAGTATGAAAACCATCAAAACAAATCAGAGGCTGGGAATGGATAA
- a CDS encoding protoporphyrinogen/coproporphyrinogen oxidase, whose translation MDKNILIIGAGPTGLGAGHRLKELGYKNWRIIEKNAYAGGLASSFVDNQGYTWDVGGHVIFSHYKRFDRFVEQALGSDYLEHLRESWIRILDRWIPYPFQNNIRHLPRQALYECLTGLYEASQNNSGNPENFKDWILSVFGPGVAEYFMSPYNKKVWATPLEKMSKDWIAERVSVVDFRRVLENVVLGKDDVSWGPNNKFIFPLKGGTGEIFRNIAKSFNDHIDYGLSIEWIDAEKRMLGLSEGRVMEYDRLISTMPLDVLVSKIRNRPEKVAQAASLLVANKGLVVGVGFERSDPATKCWMYFPENKTPCYRVTHFSNYSHNNVPDINRNFSLMAEISYPHDHSVDKEAAVEQTIQGFINTGLINAEDRNLIKTVYTIDIDYSYPVPTLERDKALGIIQPWMEGKEIYSRGRFGAWKYEVGNMDHSVVQGMEVVDKALNSIPEKVYWG comes from the coding sequence ATGGATAAAAACATCCTGATAATCGGGGCTGGGCCTACCGGGCTTGGAGCAGGACATAGGCTTAAGGAACTTGGTTACAAAAACTGGCGAATCATAGAAAAAAATGCTTACGCCGGAGGACTGGCCTCAAGTTTTGTAGATAATCAGGGGTATACCTGGGATGTAGGCGGACACGTCATCTTTTCTCACTACAAACGCTTTGACAGATTTGTGGAGCAGGCCCTGGGCAGCGACTACCTCGAACATCTGAGGGAGAGCTGGATCCGCATCCTGGACCGCTGGATTCCCTATCCATTCCAGAACAACATCCGCCACCTGCCCAGACAGGCCCTGTATGAATGTCTGACGGGGCTGTATGAAGCCAGTCAGAATAACTCAGGAAATCCGGAAAACTTTAAGGACTGGATACTGTCTGTATTCGGTCCTGGCGTGGCAGAATACTTCATGTCCCCCTATAACAAAAAGGTCTGGGCCACTCCCCTGGAAAAAATGTCCAAAGATTGGATAGCTGAAAGGGTTTCTGTGGTTGACTTCAGGCGCGTCCTTGAAAACGTAGTTCTGGGAAAAGACGATGTCAGCTGGGGACCCAACAATAAATTCATTTTTCCCCTTAAGGGCGGGACCGGGGAAATCTTTCGCAACATTGCCAAAAGCTTCAATGACCATATAGACTATGGACTGTCCATTGAATGGATTGACGCTGAAAAAAGGATGCTCGGGCTGTCTGAGGGCAGGGTCATGGAGTATGACCGGCTGATATCAACCATGCCTTTAGATGTCCTGGTATCGAAAATCAGAAACCGGCCGGAAAAGGTTGCCCAGGCCGCAAGTCTGCTTGTAGCCAATAAAGGCCTGGTCGTGGGAGTGGGCTTTGAACGCAGTGATCCTGCAACAAAGTGCTGGATGTACTTTCCGGAAAACAAAACTCCCTGTTACCGGGTAACCCATTTTTCCAATTATTCTCACAACAATGTTCCAGACATAAACCGCAACTTTTCTCTCATGGCTGAAATATCCTATCCTCATGATCATTCTGTGGACAAGGAAGCAGCAGTCGAACAGACCATACAGGGGTTTATCAACACCGGTTTGATCAATGCAGAGGACCGAAATCTGATCAAGACTGTTTACACCATTGACATTGATTACAGTTACCCTGTTCCGACCCTGGAACGAGACAAAGCCCTGGGTATCATTCAACCCTGGATGGAAGGCAAGGAAATCTATTCCCGCGGCCGGTTCGGGGCCTGGAAGTATGAAGTAGGCAACATGGATCACTCCGTGGTCCAGGGCATGGAGGTGGTGGACAAGGCATTGAACAGTATCCCAGAAAAAGTATACTGGGGATAA